A region of the Leucobacter komagatae genome:
GTGCCATCGATCCCCGCGAGCCCCCGGTTCGCGTGCACGGCGAGCTTCCGCGCAGGGGCGAGCCCGTCGAGTACGCGCACGAGCCGGGAGGCGGCAATGACGAGGCGGTCGTGCGGCCACGTCGCCCGCCACACGCTCTCCACGAGTAGCTCTCGGGTGACGTTTTCCTTCTTCACCGCGACCTCGGCGCGCGCGTACGCGTTGCGCTCCTTGTAGCCCGTCTCGCGGGCGGCCTCGAGGTCGGGCTCGTGCACCGTGCTTCGGGCCTGCTGCAGGGCCCGATCCGCGGTCACCCAGGCTCCGAGCCACCGCCGGTGCGCGCGCGGGTCGTGGCCCGGGCCAACGGTCGCAGCGCGCACAACGCGCGCGCTCGCGGTGGGGTCGTAGTGGTCGCCTGCGTGAGGATCCACAACGATAACCTCGACGTCCTCGCGCTTCAGTAGCGCCGGGATCTGGCGGGTGAGCGTGGGGTGGCCGAACACGACGGCGCGTTCCACGAGCCCGCCGACCTCGGCATCGTCAATGAGCGTCGCGTAGGAGGCGATCGCCTCGCGACCGTAGCGAGAGCCGCTCACAACCTCGGCGAGGAGGGGGAGGCCCGCGTCGCGCGCGAACGCCTCGGCCTCGTCGCCCGCACCGGCGCCGGCGACGACAACCGTGAGCGCGTCGTCGCCGTGGACGTAGCCCGCCGCAGGCTCAGTGGCCGAAAGCTCCGGGGCCGAAAGCTCAGCGGCCTCCAGCGCCGATCGCGTGCGCTCATCGCGGGCGGCGACGCCCTCCTCCGCGGCGGCGGCGAACCCCTCGGCGATCATTCGCTCGAAGCCCGCGGTCCCCGAGAGCGGCTCAACAAACTGCAGGTTGAGCTGCACGGGCCCAGCGGGCTGACCCCCTGGGCGCCCGAGTGCGGCGTTCAAGGCGCGGGCGGCGAGCGTATCCGGATCCTGATCGGGGGCGGGCGCGCCGCCAGCCGCGGGCGGATCGACGTCGAGCGACAGCCGCGCCGCGCGGCCGAACACGTCGAACTGCGAGGTCGTCTGGTTGCTGCGAGTGCCGCGGAGTGACGCGGGCCGGTCAGCGGTGAGCGCGATGAACGGGACCCTGCCCTCGTGCGCTTCGTAGGCCGCCGGCACGAGGTTCGCGACCGCCGTGCCGCTCGTCACGATGACGGGCGCGGGGTAGCCGGTCTCGCGGGCGATTCCGAGCGCGAAGAACGCGGCGGAGCGCTCGTCGACGCGAACGTGGAGGCGGATCGCGCCCGCCGACTCGGCGGCTGCGGCGGCGAGGGCGAGGGCCTGGGATCGGGATCCTGGGCAGACAACGACGTCAGCGACACCGCGGCGGATGAGCCCGGCGAGGAGCTCAACGGCAAAGATTGATGCGGGAGCGGGCCCCGTCATCAGCGTGACTTGTCCTGGCCCTGATCTGTGTCCTCGCTCGTCTGCGAGTCACCAGGCTTCTCGCCGGGGAACGTCTCGTTGTCGAGCTCCTTCAACCGGGCCTCGAGGTCGCGCAGTGAGTCGCGCTCGGCGTCAGAGAGCTGCCTGCCGGTGAACCGCGGGTCGTCGTCGGGGGCGAGGCGCTGCTGGGCGCCGGGCCCTGAGGTCGGGCTGCCCTTGCCGATCATCAGCCAGAGCACCGCGCCGATGACCGGCAGCAGCACGATGATGACGATCCATACCGGCTTGCTCACTCCGCGGGCGCGTGAGTGGTCGGTCATCGCGGCGTCCACCAGTGAATACAGGGTGAACGCGACGGCGATGACGGCACCGATAATGATGAACCTGACCATGCCCTTATGCTACCCGCCGAGCCTCAGCGAATGGAGTGAGAGTGCACAGCCTGCGCGGGTAGACTCGGCGCTGTGAGTGAACAACGCAAAGCCTGGACCACCTACATTGTGTTGCGCCTGCTGTTTTTCGCGGTGCCCTTTGCCGGGCTGTACGCGCTGGGTCTCGCGCTCGGCCTCACCATGACCGCGTCGGGCATTGTCGCGGCGGTTCTCGCGATGCTCATCGGCGTCTCGCTGTCGATCTTGCTCCTGTCGAAGCCCCGCGAGGAGGCGTCCGAGAGTATTTACGCGTGGCGCAACCGCGAGCGTACCGCTGACGACGTGGCTGAAGACGCTGTGCTCGACGGCGAAAGCGGCTCTAACTAGCGTCGGGTTCGGCTCGATACGGCGTGCCATTTTCTGCGGCACCGTCTTCTCCAGCGCCCTCGCGTGCGCGCTGTTCGCGGAGGAACTCCCGTGCCGTGTACTGCCGTGAGCGCTGACCGAAGTCGCGTGACGTCAGCCCGCTGATGAGCGACCCCGGGTCAATCTCGAGCACGCTAGCGATCCGAACAAGCGTTTCGGCCGAGGGGCTCTGCGTCCCGCGCTCGATCTTGCCAACGCTCGTGAGGCTGAGCTCTGAGAGGTGGCTCAGGTCTTCCATTGAGATGCCGAGCGCTTGCCTGGCCTCGCGAATGCGCAGTCCAATGGTCTTGGCGGCGGGTGAGTGGAGACGGGGCACCACACTAGGTTTCCCGGACCGTGTAGAAAACACCAGAACTCAAAAGCGCAGGCATAGAAGAACCCGGTACAAAAGTACACATTTGGTACCCGGGCGCCCGCGAGTGCGCGTGGGAGCGGGTGCAGTTTCCGCCCGGCGATCCTCGGGGTGTGCACGGGAAGCGCAGAATACACTTGAGTGATACTTCGCCGCTCCCTACCTATTGAAGGACGACAGCTCATCGTGACCAGCACTCCCGAAAGCACGCCGATCCGTATTCTGATCGGCTGTGACACCTTCTCGCCGGACGTGAATGGGGCGGCGCGCTTTGCGGAGCGCCTCGCGGCGGGACTCGTGCGCCGCGGCCACGACGTGCACGTTGCGGCCCCCTCGAAGAAGCACAAGACCGTCGGCGCGTTCCGCGAGACGATCGAGGGCGAGCAGATGACCGTGCACCGTATCGCCAGCTGGCGCTGGTACCCGCACGACTGGCTGCGGTTCGTGCTGCCCTGGCGCGCGCGTCACTACGTGAAGCAGATCCTTGACCAGGTGAAGCCCGACGTGATTCACATCCAGTCGCACATCGTGATCGGGCGGGCGCTCGCTCACGAGGGGGCGAAACGCGGAATCAGGATCGTGGCGACGAACCACGTCATGCCCGAGAACGTGCTCGACTTCACGCTGCTGCCAGAGCGTGCCAAGCGCCTCTTCGTGCGCTGGGGCTGGTACGACGCTGATCGCGTGCTGCGCCGCGCAGCAGCGATCACGACGCCGACGCGTCGCGCAGCCGACTTCCTCGAGCGCAACACCTACCGCCGCAGCGTGCTGCCGGTGAGCTGCGGCCTCAGGGCGAGCGATTACACGGCGATCGTCGGCCCGCGCGAGCACAACAAGCTCGTCTTCGTTGGTCGCGTCACGCTCGAGAAGGAGATCGACGTCATCATCAGGGCGCTCGCCCGCCTCGACGCGGACTTGAACGCGACACTGACGATCGTCGGCGACGGTGACCAGCGCAAGGCACTGGAGAAGCTCGTTGCCGAGCTTGGGCTGACTTCGCGCGTGCACTTCACCGGCCGCGTGAGCGACGAGGAGCTGCGCGGGCACCTCACGGATGCCGCGGTGTTCGTGATCGCCTCGATCGCCGAACTCCAGTCGATCGCGACGATGGAGGCGATGGCCTCCGGGCTACCCATCGTCGCGGCGGACGCGATGGCGCTGCCGCACCTCGTGCACCACGGCGAGAACGGCTACCTGTTCCAGGCGGGCAACGATCGCGAGCTCGCGGACGCGCTCACGAAGGTGCTCACGGCCGACCCGGCAGAGTACGAGCGGATGCAGCACGAATCGCTCACCGCTGTCCAGGCCCACGACATCGACCGCACGCTCGATACCTTCGAGTCCCTGTACCGGGGCACCCCAGTCGCATAGCGCGCGCTATGCACATCCTCATCGTCACTGATCAGCACCCCGACTCGCTCGGCGGGGTGCAGGTCGCGCTGCGCCTCCAGCGGCGCTTTCTGGAGCGCGCAGGCCACACCGTGAGTATCGCCGCGCCAGCGCTGCACCGGCGCGGCTACGAGCAGGCGGAGCAGGATCGCGGATCCCACATCAACCTCCCTTCGATGCCGATCACACAGGATCGGGAATACGGCCTCACCTGGCCTGGGAGGCGCAGTGACCGTGCGCTCGATCGCGCGCTCGCCGCGCGCGAGGCGGCCGGCGAGCCCCCGGTGGACCTCGTCCACATCCAGGGCGACTTCTGGGGCGCGATGATCGGGCTCCGGGCGGCCAAGCGGCACGCGCTTCCCGTCGTGTTCACGATGCACAACAACGTCGACGAGGGGACGCGCGCGGTCACGCCGCTTGCCCCGCTCGCGTTTGCGGGCCTGCGAGCGTGGCGGCTGGTCAGCGTTGGGCGGGTGCCGCGCGCCGAGCGCGAGCGGGTCTCCGCGAGCGACACGGGCGCCTGGCGCTACCTGGCCGAGCTCACCGCGGGTGCCGCGCTCGTCACAGCGCCCTCTGGGCACTTTGCGGCGGAGCTTGAACGGCACGGCGTTAGCCCGCTCGTAGGGGTGACGCAGGGCGGCGTCGACGACGAGCTCATCGCTGAGGTGCGGGCCGTGCCGCGCGCCAGCCGAGAGCGGCCCAAACTCGTCTGGCTCGGCCGCATGAGCGGGGAGAAGCGGGTGCTCGAGTTCGTCGAGGCCCTCGGGCGCTCGGGTGTGAATGCCGACGTCGCGCTGCACGGCGCCGGTCTCTTGCTCGCTCGCGTCGAGCGGCGGATCGAGGCGCTCGGCCTGGGCGACCGAGTGCGGGTCGCGGGGCCTGTGCCCTACGAAAAAGCACTCGCTGCGATGCGCGACGCCGACGCCCTCGTGCAGACGTCGATCGGGTTTGAGACCCAGGGGCTCACGCCGTACGAGGCGGCCGCTCTAGGAACGCCGACGGTGTTCTGCGATGCGAACATCGCTGAGGATCTGGCGGTCACCCCATCGTGGCTGGCTCCCGACGCGAGCGTGGATGCGCTCGCTGAGACGCTCAGGGTCGCGGTGGGCGAACTCGCGGAGCGCGCCGGTCAGCTCCGGGTGTCTCCGTCAGAGGGCGAGCGGTTGCTGCAGTCGACCAAGACGGCCGGGATGATCGCGCTCTACGAGCGCGTACTCGGGCGTTAGAAGCGCCAGGCGACGGCCTGGAAGCCGGCGGGCGGCTTCGGTACCCAAGAGTCATCTGCCTGGACGTAGCCCGAACCCGTCGGGTTGTTCGACTCGATGATTTTGTAGGTGCCATCGTCATTCACGCCCGTCACGAGCACGGTGTGCACGCCCGACACCCACGAGGTGGGGAACTGGAGGTGCTCGTACTGGATGACGTCGCCGGGCTGCGCCTCAGTCGGCGACAGGCGGAGTGCGCCGGCGTAGTTCGAGACGGGGTCGCCGCCGCCGGTCCAGGCGCCGCCACCTGCGCGGATCCAGCGCTGTGCGGAAACGATGCACTCGCCGGGGGCTCCCCAGCCGGTTGCGCGACTCGTGCCGATCTCGGCCGTCGCCGCCGCGATCGCGGCCGTGACGTCGAACCCGTGGGCTGCGGAACTGTGCGTGGTCTCGGACTCAGCAAGAACAGAGCTGATGGGCGCGAGCGGCGCGGTATCAGTGTCGGTGCTGAGGGCCTGCGTCGTGAGAGAGATTGTCGGTGCGGCAGCTGCCGCCGTGAAATCTTCAGTCTCGATTGCGCCGGCTGGGGCTGCTCCCAATGCGAAGGTCACAGCTGCGACGAGCGTGACCACAAAGGGTTTGGCGGGTGATGGCACTCAGAGACTCCAAAACGTTGATGATTGCGAGACCGGTGGGCCTGCAACCTTTCCAGTATGCGTTACTGTTCCGTTACATTCAAGCTTCGGAGGGGCTTTTCGTGCCGAATTGGGGTCGTTTTGCGGCGATCTGGGGATGGAGTTCGGCGTGATTTCAACGATTTTGCACGCTCTCCTGGCAATTTACTCCAAGTGAATTTGAGTCGCAGGTCGCGGCTGGGCCGCGTGGCGCGAGTTGCGCCGCGAACACGCTAGACTTGACGTCGTTGGTTCGGTTCGCCGTGCCGATAAGGAGGATTCGCCTAGCGGCCTATGGCGCACGCCTGGAACGCGTGTTGGGTTCACGCCCTCAGGGGTTCAAATCCCCTATCCTCCGCCACGAGAAACGCCCCTCACGAACGTGAGGGGCGTTTCGCATTTCGTGACGGCGCTTCCCGTGCCGCCGCAGAAACACAGGTGGGTTCCGCCCTCCGAAGAGTGCGGAACCCACCTGGTGCCGTTACGTCTCACACGTTCGCGGCCAGACCGCGGGGCCGTGAGAGCCGGTCGTGACTACGCCTTCCGGCGCGCGCCCACAACCATCAGGCCAACGAGTACGAGAAGTGCAGCGCTGCCGAGGAAGACAGGTGCGCTCGCCAAGCCGGTTGCAGCAATGGGGGAGTTTGCTGCGGGGGGAGTGTGCTGTTCAGCATTCGGCTTGTTCGTTGGTGGGGTGGTTGTGGGGGTCTTGGTGGTGCACTTTGGGGCATCGAGTGCGATCTTGATGGTCGCGGTGCGTCCGTCGGTCGCGAGGGTCCAGCCCTCGGCGGGCTTCAGGAAGGACCCCTGTTCTGCCGTTGCGGTGATAGTGACGGTCGAGCCGGCCTTCATGTCGCCAGCAACGGTGTAGGTGATGCCTGCGGTTTCTGCGGCGGTGACGTTCGGCGCGGTTGCCGACCCGTCTTCGGTGCAGAGAGCCTGAGTGACGGTCGGTGCGACCGGGGTGACGGGCTGGTCGCAGGCGACGTCCTTGAGCTCCACAACGAAGGTTGCGGTCTTCTTGTCCTCTGAGACGGTCCAGCCTTCGGCGGGCTTCAGGAACGACCCCTCTTCGGTGGTTGCGGTGATGGTGGCGGTCGAGCCGGCCTTCACATCGCCATCAATCCTGTAGGTAACACCTGCGGTTTCTGCGACGGTGACGGTCGGCGCGGTCGCTGACCCGTCCTCGGTGCAGACTGCCTGGGTGACGGTCGGTGCGACGGGAGCGACGGGCTGGTCGCAGGCGACGTCCTTGAGCTCCACAACGAAGGTTGCGGTCTTCTTGTCCTCTGAGACGGTCCAGCCTTCGGCAGGCTTCAGGGACGACCCCTCTTCGGCGGTTGCGGTGATGGTGGCGGTCGAGCCGGCCTTCACATCGCCAGCAACCGAGTACGTGACACCTGCGGTTTCTGCGACGGTGACGGTCGGCGCGGTCGCTGATCCGTCTTCGGTGCAGACTGCCTGGGTGACGGTCGGTGCGACGGGAGTCACGGGCTGGTCGCAGGCGACGTCCTTGAGCTCCACGGTGTAGGTTGCGGTCCTCTTGTCGTCCGAGATGGTCCAGCCTTCGGCAGCGGTGAGGGCGTAGCCCTTGTTCGCCGTGGCGGTGACGGTCACGGTTGAACCGGCCGTCACATCGCCACCAACCGAGTAGGTGATGCCTGTGGTGTCTGCCGGAGTGACAGTTGGGACGGTAGCTGACCCGGCCTCAGTGCAGGCGGCCTGGGCTACGGTCGGAGCGACCGGGGCGGCCTTCTCCTCCGGAGGCTGGTTGCCGTTACCGTCGCCGCCGGCACCGTCGCGGCGAACCTCGGAAGATACCTGTTGCGGGGCGTCGCTGTTGCCAGTGATGGTGGCGGAGTTCGTGAAGATGCCGTTCTCGCCTGGCAGCAGGTCGCTCGCGTAACGGAAGTAGATGTTCTCGCCGTTGTAGATGGCCGGCTCGCCCGGGTAGTTGCCGACAAGGGTGATCGAGATGCCGTGCTCGCCGAGGCGCGAGACCGAGTAGCGCTCCTTCCGAAGGGGCTGGCCGTCGCGGTAGCCCTCAACCGAGTCGAGGTCAATGTGCGAGCCCGCGCCGGGCGTATCCGTGATGGTCATCGTCGGATCGACTGGAGTCGCGGTGCCCGAGTTGAGGTAGACGACCCAGCCGAGCTGGCCCTTCGGAGTAACAGACCCCTGATCGTCGCTCAGCCACCAGCCGACCTTCGAGTTGCTCTGGCCGGTGCCGGCGGGGCCGTCGGGAAGCAGCGTGAGCGGAAGCGTCCACGAGCTCGTGCCGGTGAAGTGGAGGTTGTAGTCGGCGCCGTCGACGGTGTTCACGTTGTCGCGGTTCCACGAGAGGGAGAAGTAGGCACTTCCCTGAATGTCCTGCTTGCCGCGCACAAACTCGGCGAGGGTGAAGGTAGCGGTATTGCCACTCCACCTACCCTCAGCGACGACCTCGCCCGGGCTCCGCTCAAGGTCGAACTTTGCGGTGCTCGCGGGGCGAACCTCGGAGGGAAGCACGATGGTGAAGGTGTCGCCTGGCTGCGCCCCGTTCGGCACCGCCCAGTTGAATGACATGCGGATCTTTTCGCCGCTGCCCGCCGAGCTCTTATCGAGCTGTGCGTTGGTAATCGACACGTTGGTTGTGGCTGCGTTGGCTGCGGGCGCCGTGAAAACGGAGCCGAGGGTCAGCAGCGCGACGAGCAGCAGGCCGAGGACTCCGGGAGCCCCTAACCTGTCCCTGAGCGGTACCTTTGTGATTCTCAACATACTTCCTTAACTTCCAGTGGCAAGAGAGCCTGTGGGGGCGATTTCGGCGCGCGCGAGTGAAGCCCGCAAGCGGTGTTGCGGGCTCCGCGAGATGCTCTCTGCCGGCTGGCAAGTGCGCACTCCCCCTCAGTGCGGTCATCACTCTCGCACGCGCACCCGCCCGGCCGTGTCACATTCGCGAGGGTTTCACCCCTCGGATCACCCGGCGCCAGTTGTGATGGCGCAATCAGCCGATCGCTGGCGTAATCCCGCCAAATATTCGGCAGCCCGCGTGATTGCTAGGGAGCGGGAACGGGACGGCGGTGGGGTGCTCCCGCGGGCGGCCTCCCGCGCGCTGGGAAGACACCGAGACGGAGTATGCTCGCCTCAACACGCGGGAGGGGTAGCGCGCCGCGGGCCAGGGATCGAATGCGGGCCGGAAGCGCGACTTGGGGCGACGAGGAGCGATGATGGGGAGAGGCTGTACCTGCGCGGGGGTCTCTACGGACACGGCACGGGTCGTACAGCGCTTTCTCGCCGCCGCAGATAACGGGGATCACCGAACGGTGCGCGCTCTCGTGGAAGACCACGGGCTTGTGCTGTGTTTCTACGTCGACCCCGCTCGCCTGCTGCGGGCGCTGGACGCGGCCGTCGCGGCCGACCCGGCGCACAGCGACACCGCGCAGGTGCTGCAGCTCTTCCTTTCGCCGCCCAAGACGCAGCGGCTGCGCCTGGCCCCGGTAGCCGACGGCGTCGGCGAGCGCGCGTCTGCCGCGCTGTCGGCCAAGGCGTACCTCATGTACATGCTTGACCTCCGGCTGAAGGGGCGCCCCAAGGAGGCCCTGCAATACAGCCGGGGGCTTCGCGAGGGGGCCGCGATTATCCATCCGTTGCGCGACGTGTGCGACGGATGGCCGCAGTTCATCGCCGTTCAGCAAGGGGTCACCGCGATGCTCGCGGGCGACTTCACGGCCGCACTCACGAGCTTTCAGGAAGCCCAGATGCGAGCGACCATGCCCGGGCTCGAGTTTCTGCACCGCGAGGCACTCGTCAGAGCGGCACTGATCCACGCGACGTTTGGCGATCCCGGTATGGCGGCCAGCCTGGTAGGTCGCGCCGCCTCGATCCCGCGCACCGCGAGCTGGGCGGAGGCCTCGCTCGACGCGACGGTCGCGCTCGTCACGGTCATGATAGAAGAGGATCCGGTCGTTGGCATCCGTATGCTCGCCGAGCTCGACCAGTCACGCATCGGGGAGATGTGGCCGTTCTTTATCCACGCCGAGTACCGCGTTCTTGAGGCGGCAGGCGCGCACTCACGTGTCGCACGCAGGCTTGAGGAGCTCGCGCAGCTGCCGTTCGCGCGAACGGACGGGCAGGGCTACTCGGGGAGCGTGCTGAGCCTCGCCGAAGCGTCCCGCCGCATCGTCACCGGCGCGTTGCGCCAGGCCAAAGTCCCGTTGGCGCGGGCCGATCAGAGCGTCGTGCTGACGCGGGTAATGAGCGCGCTGCTCGAAGCCCAGACCGGCACTGCGCAGAAGGCCATCGCGCTTGCCAGGGAGATCAGGCAGCACACGGTGCACCTGCGCCGGATGGAGATCTGGCGAGTGTCGATCCTTTCCGGCGCCTACCTCGCGCAGGGCGACGAAGCGCGCGCTGTGAACGCGCTTCAAGAGGTCGGCCAGCTCGGGCGGCCAATCGATGAGCACGAGGCAGCGTACTTCTCGGCCGAGCTGAGGGCCCTCGGCGAACAGCACGTTCCCGGGTGGCCGGTGCTCGCGGACGTGGCGGCAACGTACATGGACCGGCTCCCGAACCAGGGAGAGCTACTCACGGGGCGGGAGCTCGAAGTGCTGCGGTTGCTCGCGCGTGGCCTGTCGCGCCAGGAGATCAGCGACACGCTTTTCGTGACGCTGAACACGCTCAAGAGTCAGCTGCGATCGGTCTACCGAAAGCTCGGAGCGTCGTCGAGGGAAGAAGCGCTGCGGAGCGCGACATCGCGGGGCCTTATCTGAGTCGTAGATTTCTGACAGTCTAAGCATCGCGAACACGGGGTTCCCAGACACAGTTCGACAACAAATTAGCGCGATCCAGTCCGGCTATGGAGCCGGATAGATACTCTGACTACATCCGGAGTCGCGTAGCTCGCTACACTCGGCTTCGAGGTTTCAAAGATCAGATACCCCACCCTTCCTATAAGGAGGAATCGATGAAGATTCGCTACGCACTCCCAGCCCTTGCCGCAGCTGCGGCGCTCGTGCTCACGGGCTGCACGAACAACGCCGCTGAGGAGGGTGGAGGGGAAGCCCCCGAAGCCACGTCGACGATCAAAGTCGATGACGCTGCGGCGGCGCTCCTGCCCAAGGAGCTCCGTGATTCGGGCAAGATCGTGATCGGCACCGACGCCGAGTACCCGCCGAACGAGTACAAGAACGACAAGGGCGAACCGATTGGTTGGGGCGTCGACCTCGCCAACGCGGTCGCCGCGAAGCTCGGGCTCACCCCTGAGTGGGAGATCCTCGGCTTTGACAGCATCATCCCGCGCATCCAGGAGGGCGTCGTGAACCTCGGCTCCTCGTCGTTCACGGACACCATCGAGCGCCAGAAGTCGGTCGACTTCGTGAACTTCCTGAACGCGGGCAGCCTGTGGGTCGCCCCCACCGGGTCTGACGTGAACCCCGACGACGCATGCGGCCTCACGATCGCGGTGCAGGCAACGACGGTGCAGCACACCGACGAGTTGCCCCGCCGCGACGCAGAGTGCAAGGCCGCGGGCAAGCCCGGCATCGAGATCTTGCCATTCGACGGCCAGCCCGAGGTGACTAACGCGGTCGTCAACGGCATGGCTGACGCTTTCTCCGCAGACCTGCCCGTCTCGGGTGACGCCGTCGCAAAGACCGGCGGTCAGCTCGAAGCGATCGGCGAGGTCTTCGACGCGGCGCCCTACGGCTTCGCGACTGAGAAGGGCAGCGACGTGACGAAGGCCGTGCAGGCCGCGCTGCAGTCGCTCATGGACGATGGCACCTACCTCGAGATCCTCAAGGGCGCGGGCATCGAGTCGGGTGCGCTCGACAAGGCGACGATTAACGCAGGCGAGAACTAAACAGTTCGATTGAGGTGGGGTGCGCAAGCACTGCGCGCCCCACCCCCAGGCACGAGGAAGTACCTGTATGTCCCACCCCGTAAGTGATGCCGAAGAACGGCACGCTGAACCCGAAGCGATCCGAGCGATCAGGCGAAAGCACCCCTGGCGGGTCATCTTCGCAGTTCTGCTCGTACTGATCGCAGGCGTCTTTATCTACGACGCGGCGTTTAACCGGCCGGTGTTTGCATGGCCCGAGGTCGGCAAATACCTGTTCGACACCCGAATCATCGGGGCGATCGGGTACACGCTGCAGCTGACTGTGTACTCGATGGTCATCGCGATTGTGCTCGGTGTGTTGCTCGCGGTGATGCGGCAGTCGCCCAACCCGGTGGTGAAGGCCGTGTCGTGGGTGTACCTGTGGATCTTCCGCGGGACGCCCGTGTACGTGCAGCTCACGTTCTGGGGGCTCGTGCCGGTGATTTACAAGACCGTCTCGCTCGGGATCCCGTTTACCGAGGCGGTGGTGACGTTCACTACGAAGGATCTGCTGTCGTACTACACGCTCGCGATTATCGGCCTCGCGCTGAACGAGGCGGCCTATATGGCCGAGATTGTGCGTGCTGGTCTGCTCGCGGTGGATAAGGGGCAAGACGAGGCCGCAACGGCACTCGGCCTTGGCTGGTGGCACACGATGACCCGTGTCGTGCTCCCGCAGGCGATGCGCGTGATCATCCCGCCGACGGGCAATGAGGTGATCTCGATGCTGAAGACGACGTCGCTGGTCGCGGCGGTGCCGTTCATCGGCGAGCTCTTCACGCGGCAGCGCGACATTGCGGCCGTCACCTACCAGCCCGTCCCGATGCTCATTGTTGCGTCGGTCTGGTACCTCGTCATTACGTCGATTCTGATGGTCGGTCAGTACTACCTTGAGAAGCACTTCGCGAAGGGCATCGGGCAGCGGCCAGACGTGCAGCGGCCGAGCGTCGCAACCGAGACAATCACCGTTGTCGGCGAGCTCGACACGGAGTACCCGACATACACCGAGGCCGACGGGCGAACGAGCATCGTGCCCCCGCATTCGGGCACAGGGGGAGGCGGACGATGACCGAAACACTCACAACCACGCCGATGGTGAAAGCTGAGGCGGTCTCTAAGTCGTACGGCTCGAACGAGGTGTTGAAGTCGATCTCGCTCGAGGTCGCCCGCGGCGAGGTCCTCTGCCTCGTTGGCCCCTCCGGGTCGGGAAAGTCAACGTTTCTGCGCTGCATCAACCACCTCGAAACGATCAACGCCGGCAGGCTCTCGGTTGATGGTGAGCTCGTCGGGTACCGGCAGCACGGCGACAAGATCTACGAGATGCACCCGAAAGAGGCCGCGAAGCAGCGGCGCGACATCGGCATGGTGTTCCAACGCTTCAACCTCTTCCCGCATAAGACGGCGCTTGAGAACGTCATGATGGCGCCGACGCTCCTGAAGAAGGGCTCGAAGGCCGCGCTGCAGTCGCGCGCCATGGAGTTGCTCGCGCGGGTGGGGCTTGCCGACCGCCACGACTACTACCCGGCGCACCTGTCGGGCGGGCAGCAGCAGCGCGTCGCGATCGCACGCGCGCTCGCGATGGATCCGAAGCTCATGCTGTTCGATGAGCCGACGAGCGCGCTCGACCCGGAGCTCGTGGGCGAGGTCCTTGACGTAATGAAGGGGCTTGCCGAGAGCGGGATGACGATGATCGTGGTGACGCACGAGATGGGCTTCGCGAAGCAGGTCGCTGACAAGCTCGTGTTCATGGACGGCGGCGTGGTCGTCGAATCTGGGGACCCCGTCGAGGTGCTCACGAACCCGCAGCGCGAGCGCACGAAGGCGTTCCTCTCCAAGGTGCTCTAGTCTCCCGCGCAGACTGGGGCGAAGACAGCGAAACGGCCGGCGATCCTGCTCGAAAGGATCGCCGGCCGTTTGCGTGCGCGACGGTGGCTAGGAGTTCACGCCCAGGTCGCGTTTGATCTTCGTCGTCGAGACGCCCTCGGTGCGGTCGAGGTAGACGACGTTGCAGTAGGGGGTGAGGATCTCGAAGCGTTCGTCACCCTCCCAGTCGCCGCCCATCACGACCGTGTCGATCTCGTACTTGCGCACGTCCTCAATCTTCTGATCCCACGAGTCTTCAGGGATCACGAGGTCGACGTAGCGCACGGCCTC
Encoded here:
- the tagD gene encoding glycerol-3-phosphate cytidylyltransferase, which encodes MKRILTYGTFDLLHWGHIRLLKRARSLGDYLVVAASTEEFNAGKGKKTYHDFETRKNMLEAVRYVDLVIPEDSWDQKIEDVRKYEIDTVVMGGDWEGDERFEILTPYCNVVYLDRTEGVSTTKIKRDLGVNS
- a CDS encoding amino acid ABC transporter ATP-binding protein translates to MTETLTTTPMVKAEAVSKSYGSNEVLKSISLEVARGEVLCLVGPSGSGKSTFLRCINHLETINAGRLSVDGELVGYRQHGDKIYEMHPKEAAKQRRDIGMVFQRFNLFPHKTALENVMMAPTLLKKGSKAALQSRAMELLARVGLADRHDYYPAHLSGGQQQRVAIARALAMDPKLMLFDEPTSALDPELVGEVLDVMKGLAESGMTMIVVTHEMGFAKQVADKLVFMDGGVVVESGDPVEVLTNPQRERTKAFLSKVL